One Corvus moneduloides isolate bCorMon1 chromosome 24, bCorMon1.pri, whole genome shotgun sequence DNA segment encodes these proteins:
- the RHEX gene encoding regulator of hemoglobinization and erythroid cell expansion protein: MRLNRTIFVGCHQVLLPLCVPPSTWRRLSRRMLNSTCECWIPAVTSAVTLVLHALLLLALYIMLSRKIAQHSRGMQASSSPGEHPSPHPAPVPAPSPGGDKAQQPRAQQPGAQNPAPACAGSSDTSSETSEDSDSSSCPQGPGSEENINYTSLVFVGKGQEPGSAQDYENMKTGMDYVNVDPKKRKILFWPFSSPRASKGVEYTEVKL; this comes from the exons ATGAGGCTCAACAGGACCATTTTTGTGGGCTGCCACCAGGTCTTGCTGCctctctgtgtcccccccagcACGTGGAGACGCCTCAGCAGGAGGATGCTCAACAGCACTTGTGAGTG CTGGATTCCTGCTGTCACATCAGCTGTCACCTTGGTGCTCCACGCTCTCCTCTTGCTGGCCCTTTACATCATGCTCAGCAGGAAAATTG CCCAACATTCCCGTGGGATGCAGGcgagcagcagccctggggagcatCCCAGCCCTCATCCCGCCCCAGTTCCAGCCCCGTCACCGGGAGGGGACAAggcacagcagcccagggcacaACAGCCGGGGGCACAAAACCCAGCACCGGCCTGCGCAG GGAGCAGTGACACATCTTCGGAGACCTCGGAGGACTCGGACAGCTCTTCCTGCCCTCAG GGCCCTGGCTCAGAGGAAAACATCAACTACACATCCCTGGTGTTCGTGGGGAAAGGCCAGGAGCCGGGCTCTGCCCAGGACTACGAGAACATGAAGACTGGGATGGATTATGTCAACGTGGAcccaaagaagaggaaaatacttttctggcccttctccagccccagggcaTCCAAGGGTGTGGAGTACACCGAGGTGAAGCTGTGA
- the AVPR1B gene encoding vasopressin V1b receptor — protein MEPGWGWNSSHQSPPGHSQGPLSLAGDPNLTLLHTRDEELAKAEVGVLGTILAVATMGNLGVLLAMYRLRRKMSRMHLFILHLGLTDLGVALFQVLPQLLWKVTYRFLGPDALCRAVKYLQVLSMFASTYMLMVMTLDRYLAVCHPLQSLRQPSRQAYTMIGATWLLSCLLSLPQVFIFSLREVRPGSGVLDCWADFGYPWGARAYITWTTLCIFVLPVGVLSVCYSLICHEICKNLKGKTQSGAPGAGGPAAAAAAAPGPAGKGGQPSRVSSVRTISRAKIRTVKMTFVIVAAYVTCWAPFFSVQMWSVWDEDAPDDESTDVAFSITMLLASLSSCCNPWIYLFFSGHLLQNAGRCRGCRGRRRAGLRRPNSTGSLCSRKTTILSHSHQAGVPLRGDSAREPYSPCDEGVTESGTL, from the exons atggagccaggctggggctggaacAGCTCTCACCAGAGCCcgcctgggcacagccaggggcCTCTGAGCCTGGCAGGGGACCCCAACCTGACGCTGCTGCACACCCGGGATGAGGAGCTGGCCAAGGCCGAGGTCGGGGTGCTGGGCACCATCCTGGCTGTGGCCACCATGGGCAACCTGGGCGTGCTGCTGGCCATGTACCggctgaggaggaagatgagcCGCATGCACCTCTTCATCCTGCACCTGGGGCTGACCGACCTGGGCGTGGCCCTGTTCCAGGTGCTGCCGCAGCTCCTCTGGAAGGTCACCTACCGCTTCCTGGGGCCCGACGCGCTCTGCAGGGCCGTCAAGTACCTGCAGGTGCTCAGCATGTTCGCCTCCACCTACATGCTCATGGTGATGACCCTGGACCGCTACCTGGCCGTGTGCCACCCGCTGCAGTCGCTGCGGCAGCCCAGCCGCCAGGCCTACACCATGATCGGGGCCACCtggctgctcagctgcctgctCAGCTTGCCCCAGGTGTTCATCTTCTCGCTGCGGGAGGTGCGCCCGGGCTCGGGGGTGCTGGACTGCTGGGCGGATTTCGGGTACCCGTGGGGAGCGCGCGCCTACATCACCTGGACCACGCTGTGCATCTTCGTGCTGCCCGTGGGCGTCCTCAGCGTCTGCTACAGCCTCATCTGCCACGAGATCTGCAAGAACCTCAAGGGCAAGACCCAGAGCGGTGCCCCTGGCGCGGGGGGACCCGcggcagccgccgccgctgcccccggccccgcggggaaGGGCGGGCAGCCCTCGCGGGTGAGCAGCGTGCGCACCATCTCCCGCGCCAAGATCCGCACCGTGAAGATGACCTTCGTCATCGTGGCCGCCTATGTCACCTGCTGGGCGCCCTTCTTCAGCGTGCAGATGTGGTCAGTGTGGGACGAAGATGCTCCCGATGATG AGTCCACTGACGTGGCTTTCAGCATCACCATGCTGCTGgccagcctcagcagctgctgcaaccCCTGGATCTACCTGTTCTTCAGCGGGCACCTCCTGCAGAAcgccgggcgctgccggggctgccggggccgccgccgggccgggctgcgcAGACCCAACTCCACCGGGAGcctgtgcagcaggaaaaccacGATCCTGAGCCACAGCCACCAGGCCGGGGTCCCCCTGCGCGGGGACAGCGCCAGGGAGCCGTACTCGCCCTGCGACGAGGGGGTGACGGAGTCGGGCACGCTCTAG